From the genome of Eublepharis macularius isolate TG4126 chromosome 12, MPM_Emac_v1.0, whole genome shotgun sequence, one region includes:
- the LOC129339902 gene encoding olfactory receptor 6X1-like produces MEVDNRTFITEFILLGFPELHGIRMAFFTLVLLMYLISVLGNCLIITVVFMEPKLHMPMYFFLSNFSLAELCSITAVVPKMLTNLALDQNTICFTCCMAQSFFAFSMGAIQFFNLTVMSFDRYTAICKPFLYNAKMTNEICLYLSLMTWFSGFTLNFFQAIVGWNYPYCGNNVIDHFFCDVGPILKLACVDTTLMELVGLFYGAVVMWGSFFFTLVSYACIITTIVQIPSVSGRSKAFSTCSSHLTIVSILYGASFFMYLRPSTQGDTRINKMVYLMIIVFLPMLSPFIFTIRNKEFKASANKVLSISGHVPLFGFMDLMKQQKFMKTCPHCQV; encoded by the coding sequence ATGGAAGTGGACAATAGAACATTCATCACCGAGTTCATTCTTCTGGGATTTCCTGAACTTCACGGAATAAGGATGGCATTTTTTACTCTTGTTCTTCTAATGTACCTCATTTCAGTTTTGGGCAACTGTTTAATCATCACGGTTGTCTTTATGGAACCCAAGCTCCACAtgcccatgtatttcttcctcagcaaCTTTTCCCTGGCTGAACTCTGCAGCATCACAGCGGTGGTCCCAAAGATGTTGACCAACCTTGCCTTGGACCAAAACACAATCTGCTTCACATGCTGTATGGCACAATCTTTTTTTGCCTTCTCTATGGGAGCCATACAGTTCTTCAACCTCACCGTCATGTCATTTGACCGTTACACAGCCATTTGCAAACCATTTTTATATAATGCCAAGATGACGAATGAAATTTGTTTGTACCTTTCATTGATGACTTGGTTCAGTGGGTTTACACTGAACTTTTTTCAGGCAATTGTTGGTTGGAATTATCCATACTGTGGGAACAATGTCATTGACCATTTCTTCTGTGATGTTGGACCTATTTTGAAATTAGCTTGTGTTGACACAACATTGATGGAGCTCGTTGGTCTCTTTTATGGTGCTGTTGTGATGTGGGGTTCATTTTTCTTTACCCTGGTTTCTTATGCATGCATTATAACCACCATAGTTCAGATCCCATCTGTCAGTGGacgatcaaaagctttttctacgTGCTCTTCTCATCTCACTATTGTCAGCATCCTCTACGGGGCGTCGTTTTTTATGTACCTCAGACCCTCAACACAAGGTGATACCCGGATTAACAAAATGGTATACCTCATGATCATAGTTTTTTTGCCTATGTTAAGCCCTTTTATCTTTACAATCAGAAACAAAGAATTCAAAGCATCTGCCAATAAAGTACTGAGCATTTCAGGCCATGTCCCTTTATTTGGATTCATGGACTTAATGAAGCAACAGAAGTTCATGAAAACATGTCCCCATTGTCAGGTCTGA